In the Victivallis sp. Marseille-Q1083 genome, one interval contains:
- a CDS encoding undecaprenyl-diphosphate phosphatase, with protein MEGLQVFLLAVVQGIAEFLPISSSGHLAVLGQVFGFDPESNVRLNVILHAGTLLAILIFYFHTLWNILVNKSQWRIIGLVVVGSIPAAVIGLGIKKTGLDMQLFNNLLTPGIGFLLTALMLQFAMQRKVNAENGLALERMNFKQALGIGVAQGIAIVPGISRSGSTIAAALRCRITPADSAKFSFLLAIPAIGGAALLDLLEALKAGPDATASDGSIALWMLVMGFVVSAVVGFFALKILLKLLQRGKLQWFSWYLYCVGVLVLLYWAYCNWFRR; from the coding sequence ATGGAAGGTTTACAGGTTTTTTTGCTTGCCGTCGTTCAGGGGATTGCTGAATTTCTGCCGATCAGCTCATCCGGTCATCTGGCGGTACTGGGGCAGGTGTTCGGCTTCGACCCGGAAAGCAATGTACGGCTCAATGTGATTCTGCACGCCGGCACGTTGCTGGCTATTCTGATTTTTTATTTTCATACGCTGTGGAATATCCTGGTCAACAAGTCGCAATGGCGGATCATCGGGCTGGTGGTCGTCGGCTCCATTCCGGCGGCGGTGATCGGCCTGGGAATCAAGAAAACCGGCTTGGATATGCAGTTGTTCAACAACTTGTTGACGCCGGGCATCGGTTTCCTGCTGACCGCCCTGATGCTGCAGTTCGCGATGCAGCGCAAAGTGAATGCGGAGAACGGCCTCGCACTGGAGCGGATGAATTTCAAACAGGCGTTGGGCATCGGGGTGGCGCAGGGCATTGCGATCGTGCCGGGCATTTCGCGTTCCGGTTCGACGATTGCGGCGGCGCTGCGTTGCCGGATCACACCGGCGGACAGTGCGAAATTTTCATTTCTGCTGGCCATTCCGGCGATTGGCGGAGCGGCGCTGCTCGATTTGCTGGAGGCCCTGAAGGCAGGGCCGGACGCGACGGCTTCGGACGGTTCGATCGCTCTTTGGATGTTGGTGATGGGGTTTGTCGTGTCGGCCGTGGTGGGATTTTTCGCATTGAAAATTTTGTTGAAATTGTTGCAGCGCGGTAAATTGCAGTGGTTTTCCTGGTATTTGTATTGCGTCGGCGTCTTGGTGTTGCTCTATTGGGCTTACTGCAATTGGTTCCGCCGCTAA
- a CDS encoding AI-2E family transporter: MSLKDWQKPLNWTRDLLDKPFSRAFVRLNGVLQLHDPGVTYSDRVVIALMKMVLLKNGRLNEQALDAFHSVLIRDYSESEVAEYVAALKSCAPVEPEAALLVLGDFSVEQQRQIIEVLIMLSLCSGEYTESKQEFIRSLADGMPKGAIDFDAVNQEVSREYHRRRNLVKSGAGVLIAVIVIVVFIMMATWLKSVLFGTILAYIFLPMEKYFERKLGEEKSFIHRFFKAPDAVTRPLKRFAGRLRNQEESRLSADEVAQKKRQALISRATTLTVTTFIVMVVVIIFAFTWISGNYVAGLGSSVKKWAREKAPPPAMVNTPEEQPDAPLAVKYDAAEVQQEENAAPEVTLPAMEHLPPVIVKLANDLNQDLNNLKVRFQRLPLVSWGIEELAKLLQNPEAQQQIIKTLLEKSGGFLSFTASLLGKLVNLVLDLLLTVFFFSLILNKLALFAANSSTRARSDYLVRTVFNGKWLPGATEESLAEGERIISEVINKLRIWLRGYLLLMIIDLAVYTTTFILLDVPYPFVLGAIAACGILLPYIGPVASALLTLLVTLAVGGAEVSGLQLAGIVGIYLLENGLIEQFFLYPAIIGESLGLTTLETIIVVLLGGYFAGITGMIFAMPTAAVLKYLVPQIYNCWK, from the coding sequence ATGAGTTTGAAGGATTGGCAGAAGCCGTTGAATTGGACCAGGGACTTGCTGGATAAGCCGTTCAGCCGCGCTTTTGTCAGATTGAACGGCGTGTTGCAGTTGCACGATCCCGGCGTTACTTACAGCGACCGGGTGGTGATTGCGCTGATGAAAATGGTGCTGCTCAAAAACGGCCGGTTGAACGAGCAGGCATTGGATGCCTTTCACAGCGTATTGATTCGCGACTATTCCGAAAGCGAAGTGGCCGAGTATGTTGCCGCACTCAAGAGTTGCGCGCCGGTGGAACCGGAAGCGGCGTTGCTGGTGTTGGGCGATTTCTCGGTGGAGCAGCAGCGGCAGATCATCGAAGTGTTGATCATGTTGTCGCTCTGTTCCGGCGAATATACCGAGTCGAAGCAGGAGTTCATCCGTTCGCTGGCCGACGGCATGCCGAAGGGCGCCATCGATTTCGACGCGGTCAACCAGGAGGTTTCCCGGGAATACCATCGCCGCCGCAATCTGGTGAAGTCGGGGGCCGGCGTGCTGATTGCGGTGATCGTCATCGTCGTGTTCATCATGATGGCCACCTGGTTGAAATCGGTGTTGTTCGGGACGATCCTGGCCTATATCTTTCTGCCGATGGAGAAATATTTCGAGCGGAAGCTGGGGGAGGAAAAAAGCTTTATCCACCGCTTTTTCAAGGCGCCGGACGCCGTTACCCGGCCGTTGAAACGATTTGCCGGCCGGCTCCGCAATCAGGAAGAGAGCCGTTTATCCGCGGACGAGGTGGCTCAGAAAAAGCGGCAGGCGCTGATTTCACGGGCGACGACGCTGACGGTGACGACTTTCATCGTCATGGTGGTGGTAATTATTTTCGCATTTACCTGGATATCCGGCAATTATGTGGCCGGGCTGGGCTCTTCGGTGAAGAAGTGGGCGCGGGAGAAGGCGCCGCCGCCGGCGATGGTCAATACGCCGGAGGAACAGCCGGACGCGCCGTTGGCGGTGAAATACGATGCCGCCGAAGTGCAGCAGGAGGAAAACGCGGCGCCGGAAGTGACCTTGCCGGCGATGGAACATCTGCCGCCGGTGATCGTCAAACTGGCCAATGACCTCAACCAGGACTTGAATAACCTGAAAGTTCGCTTTCAACGGCTGCCGCTGGTCAGTTGGGGGATTGAAGAGTTGGCAAAATTGCTGCAGAATCCCGAAGCGCAGCAGCAGATTATCAAAACGCTGCTGGAGAAATCGGGCGGTTTTCTGTCGTTTACCGCTTCGCTGTTGGGCAAATTGGTCAATCTGGTGCTGGACCTGCTGCTGACGGTATTTTTCTTCTCGCTGATTCTGAATAAATTGGCGTTGTTTGCCGCCAACAGTTCGACCCGGGCGCGCAGTGATTACCTGGTACGTACCGTTTTCAACGGCAAATGGCTGCCCGGCGCGACGGAAGAGTCGCTGGCGGAGGGCGAACGCATCATCTCCGAAGTGATCAACAAGCTGCGGATCTGGCTGCGCGGTTATCTGCTGTTGATGATCATCGATTTGGCGGTTTATACAACGACGTTCATCTTGCTGGATGTTCCCTATCCGTTCGTGCTCGGCGCGATTGCCGCCTGCGGTATTTTGCTGCCGTACATCGGCCCGGTGGCCAGCGCGTTGTTGACGCTGTTGGTGACGCTGGCGGTCGGCGGAGCCGAGGTGTCCGGCTTGCAACTGGCCGGTATCGTCGGCATTTACCTGTTGGAAAATGGCTTGATCGAACAATTTTTTCTTTATCCGGCGATCATTGGCGAATCATTGGGGCTGACGACATTGGAAACCATTATCGTCGTGTTGCTCGGCGGTTATTTCGCCGGCATTACCGGCATGATTTTTGCCATGCCGACCGCGGCGGTCCTGAAGTATCTGGTTCCGCAGATTTACAATTGCTGGAAATAG